The following proteins are co-located in the Candidatus Accumulibacter cognatus genome:
- a CDS encoding phosphomannomutase/phosphoglucomutase, protein MPTPLPAEIFKAYDIRGIVGKTLTADIVRRIGHGLGSLAVERGQRAIAVGRDGRLSGPELSAALMEGIRMAGIDSIDVGCVPTPVVYFAAHELGCQSCVAVTGSHNPPDYNGLKMVIGGETLAGETIQEIRQRVDAGRLHHAAGQSRSADVRPAYLARITSDVRLARPLKIVIDCGNGVAGGIAPQLFRALGCELVELFCEVDGHFPNHHPDPSKPENLRDLIEALGRSGAELGLAFDGDGDRLGVVTCDGEIIYPDRQLMLFAADVLGRCPGQAIIYDVKCTRRLAPWIRQHGGEPLMWKTGHALVKAKLKETGAPLAGEMSGHMFFKERWFGFDDGLYAGARLLEILARAVDANTVLKALPDSSSTPELNIAMQEGEPLALIDELRRQAHFEGAREIITIDGLRVEYADGFGLARPSNTTPVVVLRFEADDKEALERIQGDFRRVLNTTRPGLVLPF, encoded by the coding sequence ATGCCTACTCCCCTGCCCGCCGAAATCTTCAAGGCCTACGACATTCGCGGTATCGTCGGCAAGACCCTGACCGCGGACATTGTCCGGCGCATCGGCCATGGCCTCGGTTCCCTGGCCGTCGAGCGTGGCCAACGCGCGATTGCGGTGGGCCGTGATGGACGCCTGTCCGGACCGGAACTATCGGCGGCACTGATGGAAGGCATCCGCATGGCCGGCATCGACAGCATCGACGTCGGCTGCGTGCCGACGCCGGTGGTCTACTTCGCGGCGCATGAACTCGGTTGCCAGAGCTGCGTGGCCGTCACCGGCAGCCATAATCCGCCCGATTATAATGGTCTGAAAATGGTCATCGGCGGTGAAACCCTGGCCGGCGAAACCATTCAGGAGATCCGGCAACGCGTCGACGCCGGCCGGCTCCACCACGCGGCTGGCCAGTCCCGCAGCGCCGACGTTCGTCCTGCCTACCTCGCGCGCATCACCAGCGACGTTCGCCTGGCACGCCCGCTGAAGATCGTCATCGACTGCGGCAACGGCGTCGCTGGAGGCATCGCCCCGCAGCTCTTTCGCGCACTCGGATGTGAGCTGGTCGAACTGTTCTGTGAGGTGGATGGGCATTTCCCGAACCACCACCCCGATCCGTCGAAACCCGAGAACCTTCGGGACCTCATCGAAGCGCTCGGCCGCAGCGGCGCCGAACTTGGACTCGCTTTCGACGGCGATGGTGACCGCCTCGGCGTCGTCACCTGCGATGGCGAGATCATCTACCCCGATCGCCAACTGATGCTCTTTGCCGCCGACGTGCTCGGCCGCTGTCCAGGACAGGCGATCATCTATGATGTCAAATGCACGCGCCGGCTGGCGCCATGGATTCGCCAGCATGGCGGCGAACCGCTGATGTGGAAAACCGGACACGCGCTGGTCAAAGCCAAACTCAAGGAAACCGGTGCGCCGCTGGCCGGCGAAATGAGCGGCCACATGTTCTTCAAGGAACGCTGGTTCGGCTTCGACGATGGCCTCTACGCGGGTGCCCGACTGCTCGAGATCCTCGCCCGCGCAGTCGATGCCAACACCGTGCTGAAGGCGCTGCCCGACAGCAGCTCAACGCCGGAACTGAACATCGCCATGCAGGAAGGCGAGCCCCTGGCGCTGATCGACGAACTGCGGCGACAGGCACACTTCGAGGGGGCACGCGAGATCATCACCATCGATGGCCTGCGCGTCGAGTACGCGGATGGCTTCGGACTGGCGCGGCCGTCGAATACCACACCGGTGGTCGTGCTCCGTTTCGAAGCCGACGACAAAGAAGCTTTGGAACGTATTCAGGGTGATTTCCGCCGCGTCCTCAATACCACCCGCCCCGGCCTGGTGCTGCCGTTCTGA
- a CDS encoding EAL domain-containing protein: MTDHQSLKNAFLFRQPILNRQQELAGYQLSFGSSAAMTAPPAGAAAALCAAYSELGMQSALGHSCAFIGIDTEFLQQEAIELLPPAGVVLELLLDGAADRATLTRCQSLRARGYTLALPDYRGIDDRSRPLLPMVGVIKIDVDAADASQLRDLAGSLRKLPITLLAQGVGSSEQMEHCRSLGFELFQGRYFAQAEIVSGRRLSASQAALIQLVNLVGRDVETALIEDAFKHEPALTLNLLRVVNTVGCRGSRLAQPVTSLRHAITLFGRRQLQRWLSLLLLAPPGQAADPSRSPLLQVAALRGRMMELLIEPGLQGNHRHLSELAFITGILSMMPVALGLPIEEILEQIAVERDVRNALCEHGGLLGNILALLESFDNDDAPGCDRLLSTLPGHFDHQTLNTCLSIALRWLNGGSDTVRGHD, encoded by the coding sequence ATGACAGACCATCAATCGCTCAAGAACGCCTTTCTGTTCCGGCAGCCGATTCTCAACCGGCAGCAGGAACTCGCCGGCTACCAGCTATCGTTCGGAAGCAGCGCCGCGATGACCGCGCCCCCCGCCGGTGCGGCTGCCGCGCTATGCGCTGCCTATTCCGAACTGGGCATGCAGAGTGCGCTCGGTCACAGTTGTGCATTCATTGGCATCGACACCGAATTTCTGCAACAGGAGGCGATCGAATTGCTGCCGCCGGCCGGCGTGGTCCTCGAACTGTTGCTCGACGGCGCCGCCGACAGGGCAACACTGACGCGTTGCCAGAGCCTGCGCGCACGCGGCTATACGCTGGCACTGCCCGACTACCGAGGCATCGACGACCGCAGTCGACCGCTGTTGCCGATGGTCGGAGTCATCAAGATCGATGTTGACGCTGCCGACGCCAGCCAACTCCGGGATCTCGCCGGCTCGCTGCGCAAGCTGCCGATCACGCTGCTGGCGCAGGGTGTGGGCAGCAGCGAGCAGATGGAGCATTGTCGCAGCCTCGGCTTTGAACTATTTCAGGGTCGCTACTTCGCGCAGGCCGAAATCGTCAGTGGTCGCCGCCTCTCGGCCTCGCAGGCGGCACTGATTCAACTGGTCAACCTCGTCGGGCGTGATGTCGAGACCGCGCTGATCGAGGATGCCTTCAAGCACGAGCCCGCGCTGACGCTCAACCTGCTGCGGGTGGTCAACACGGTCGGATGTCGAGGTAGCCGCCTCGCGCAGCCGGTGACCTCGCTGCGGCATGCGATTACCCTGTTCGGACGCCGCCAGTTGCAGCGCTGGCTGTCGCTGCTGCTGCTGGCCCCCCCCGGCCAGGCGGCCGACCCTTCCCGCTCACCCCTGCTGCAAGTGGCCGCCCTGCGCGGCCGGATGATGGAATTGTTGATCGAGCCTGGTCTGCAAGGCAATCACCGACACTTGAGCGAACTGGCTTTCATCACCGGCATCCTGTCGATGATGCCGGTTGCGCTCGGTCTGCCGATCGAGGAAATCCTCGAACAGATTGCCGTCGAACGTGACGTTCGCAACGCGCTCTGCGAGCATGGCGGTCTGCTCGGAAACATCCTGGCCCTGCTCGAAAGCTTCGACAACGACGATGCACCGGGCTGTGACCGGCTGCTGTCAACCCTGCCCGGCCACTTCGACCATCAAACCCTGAATACCTGCCTGAGCATCGCGCTGCGCTGGTTGAACGGCGGCAGCGATACCGTGCGCGGTCACGATTGA
- a CDS encoding NUDIX domain-containing protein has protein sequence MRAVGGLPRSHCRADCGFVHWDNPAPVLAALVEYREQIVLARNHAWTAGAFGLITGFLERDEAPAAGVAREVKEELGLDATAVTLIGVYPFARKHEVIIAYHVLAEGEIRLNEELAEIRLIAPEKLKAWDFGTGLAVSDWLARRGVG, from the coding sequence ATGCGTGCGGTCGGCGGTCTGCCGCGGAGCCATTGCCGTGCCGACTGCGGTTTCGTTCATTGGGACAATCCGGCACCGGTGCTGGCGGCGCTGGTCGAATACCGGGAGCAGATCGTGCTGGCGCGCAACCACGCCTGGACGGCCGGCGCTTTCGGCCTGATCACGGGTTTTCTCGAGCGCGACGAAGCGCCGGCCGCCGGCGTTGCGCGCGAGGTCAAGGAAGAACTCGGCCTCGACGCCACGGCGGTGACGCTGATTGGCGTCTATCCGTTTGCGCGCAAACACGAAGTGATCATTGCCTACCATGTACTCGCTGAAGGCGAGATCCGGCTGAACGAGGAACTTGCCGAGATCCGGCTGATCGCCCCAGAAAAGCTCAAGGCCTGGGACTTTGGGACTGGCCTGGCGGTCAGCGACTGGCTGGCTCGGCGAGGGGTCGGATGA
- a CDS encoding low specificity L-threonine aldolase: MQHFASDNYAGICPEALAALLAANDGHVRSYGDDEWTLRVADRLRELFETDCDVYFVFNGTAANSLALAALCQPYHSVICHQLAHVDTDECGAPQFFSNGATLLAVAGEQGKLTPEAIVEVVTRRSDIHYPKPKVVTLTQATEVGTVYRPDELRAIADTARAHGLRVHMDGARFANAVAGLGLSPAEVSWRAGVDVLCFGGTKMGLPVGEAVVFFDRKLSDDFSYRCKQAGQLASKMRFLSAPWLGILENGAWLRHAAHANAMARRLAAGLAEGTGLPALFPVQANGVFVRLPGRIEAGLRARGWLFYNFIAAGGARFMCGWDTAPETVDRLLADIRELAAESA, translated from the coding sequence ATGCAGCACTTTGCCAGTGACAACTACGCCGGCATTTGTCCGGAGGCGCTCGCCGCGCTACTGGCGGCCAACGATGGGCATGTCCGTTCGTATGGCGACGACGAGTGGACCTTGCGGGTGGCCGATCGTTTGCGCGAATTGTTCGAGACCGACTGCGACGTGTACTTCGTCTTCAACGGGACGGCGGCCAACTCGCTCGCGCTGGCGGCACTGTGCCAGCCTTACCACAGCGTGATCTGCCATCAACTGGCGCATGTTGACACCGACGAATGTGGGGCGCCGCAGTTCTTCTCCAATGGCGCCACGCTGTTGGCGGTAGCCGGCGAGCAGGGCAAGCTGACGCCGGAGGCGATTGTCGAAGTCGTGACCCGGCGCAGTGACATCCACTATCCCAAGCCGAAGGTGGTGACCCTGACACAGGCAACCGAGGTCGGCACCGTGTATCGTCCCGACGAACTGCGGGCGATCGCCGATACGGCACGCGCGCATGGCCTGCGCGTGCACATGGACGGCGCCCGCTTTGCCAATGCCGTCGCCGGTCTCGGTCTGAGTCCGGCGGAAGTGAGCTGGCGGGCCGGCGTCGATGTGCTGTGCTTCGGCGGCACCAAGATGGGCCTGCCGGTCGGCGAGGCCGTCGTCTTTTTCGACCGAAAGCTGTCGGACGATTTTTCCTATCGCTGCAAACAGGCCGGCCAACTGGCGTCGAAGATGCGCTTCCTTTCCGCTCCCTGGCTCGGCATCCTCGAAAACGGTGCCTGGTTGCGGCACGCCGCGCACGCCAATGCGATGGCGCGGCGTCTGGCGGCCGGTCTGGCTGAAGGCACCGGCCTGCCGGCGCTGTTCCCGGTGCAGGCCAACGGTGTCTTTGTGCGCCTGCCCGGCCGTATCGAGGCCGGCCTGCGCGCGCGCGGCTGGTTGTTCTACAACTTCATCGCCGCCGGCGGCGCGCGTTTCATGTGTGGCTGGGATACCGCGCCGGAGACCGTCGATCGTCTGCTCGCCGACATCCGCGAGTTGGCGGCGGAGTCCGCTTGA